From the genome of Lasioglossum baleicum chromosome 13, iyLasBale1, whole genome shotgun sequence, one region includes:
- the Zyx gene encoding lipoma-preferred partner zyxin isoform X2, producing the protein MSNNGSSLEQQIANLQINHGDGIKITKPGKKVGPAVPPKPKKSQPQAGPASSYSAVLNNVTTTEKPSNFYANSPTPYVPINIEKNDFSVSSTTNGKDTSKLYQNNDNFYARQTNEKFEPKYGYDEKNFYSNVGNLPAPQVPAEDHSRSARNVVYSNIDPPGSMQNKTGSKTENDIIYSNIQWNSKPENTYCNISPAHDDLPPPPELSEYVPCVPSSSFPPPPEELPPPPSPVSSSYSELRRATYQTDFPSDNYPNDIYGTSSQSSSTYESIYEPINPRPPSQLSCNYSMYSGYGSATSAQPQGKVSPVKEVDDLMDLLVDNDEDDDIYGICAQCGHKVEGKGCSAMHKVFHIDCFCCYVCKVNLRDKPFFSLESKPYCEKDYLNTLEKCCVCASPIFDRILRATGKPYHPSCFTCVVCGQSLDSIPFTVDATNQIHCIECFHKKFAPRCCVCKLPIMPEPGQDETVRVVALDRSFHIQCYKCEDCGLVLSSDSEGRGCYPLDDHVLCKSCNATRVQALTSHMTTEL; encoded by the exons ATGTCGAACAATGGTAGTAGCTTGGAGCAGCAAATCGCAAACTTACAAATTAATCATGGAGATGGTATTAAAATTACAAAGCCTGGCAAAAAGGTTGGGCCAGCCGTACCACCGAAACCAAAAAAATCACAGCCTCAG GCAGGACCTGCATCGTCATACAGTGCAGTATTGAATAATGTGACGACAACCGAAAAGCCATCGAATTTCTATGCAAACTCTCCCACTCCGTACGTGCCTATAAATATAGAGAAGAACGATTTTTCGGTGTCGTCGACCACAAACGGAAAAGACACATCTAAGCTTTATCAGAACAACGATAACTTTTACGCGCGACAAACCAACGAGAAATTCGAACCGAAATATGGATACGACGAGAAAAACTTTTATTCTAACGTTGGGAATCTGCCAGCTCCTCAAGTCCCTGCCGAGGATCATTCTAGATCGGCGAGGAACGTCGTGTACAGTAACATAGATCCTCCGGGGAGCATGCAGAATAAAACTGGAAGCAAGACTGAGAATGACATAATTTACAGCAATATTCAATGGAACTCGAAGCCGGAAAACACGTATTGCAATATTTCCCCTGCTCACG ATGATTTACCGCCTCCACCGGAATTGTCGGAGTACGTCCCTTGTGTTCCAAGTAGCTCTTTTCCTCCGCCGCCGGAAGAACTGCCACCACCGCCGAGTCCTGTTTCCTCGAGCTACAGCGAATTGAGACGCGCCACTTATCAGACCGATTTCCCTTCGGACAATTATCCGAACGATATTTATGGGACAAGCTCGCAGTCCAGCTCGACGTACGAGTCTATATACGAGCCGATCAATCCGAGACCACCGTCTCAGTTATCTTGCAATTACTCCATGTATTCCGGCTACGGGTCCGCTACGTCAGCCCAGCCGCAAGGGAAAGTTTCACCGGTCAAAGAA GTGGACGATTTAATGGACTTACTGGTAGACaacgacgaggacgacgacaTATATGGAATATGCGCGCAATGCGGTCACAAAGTCGAAGGCAAAGGGTGTTCCGCGATGCACAAGGTTTTCCATATCGATTGTTTTTGTTGTTACGTTTGTAAAGTGAACTTGCGGGACAAGCCGTTCTTTTCACTGGAGAGCAAGCCTTACTGCGAGAAAGATTATTTGAACACTTTGGAGAAATGTTGCGTGTGCGCCAGTCCGATATTCGATAGAATATTACGAGCCACAGGGAAACCTTATCATCCGTCTTGCTTCACATGTGTGGTTTGCGGTCAGAGTTTGGACAGTATACCGTTCACGGTGGACGCTACCAATCAGATTCACTGCATAGAATGCTTTCACAA GAAATTCGCGCCACGATGTTGCGTATGCAAGCTACCAATCATGCCGGAACCAGGCCAAGATGAAACGGTACGGGTTGTGGCCCTCGATCGTAGCTTTCATATTCAGTGTTACAAGTGCGAAGATTGCGGTTTGGTTCTGTCTTCCGACTCCGAGGGACGCGGCTGTTATCCTTTGGATGATCACGTACTATGTAAAAGCTGCAACGCGACTCGCGTCCAAGCGCTAACGTCACATATGACAACAGAATTGTGA
- the Zyx gene encoding lipoma-preferred partner zyxin isoform X1 — protein sequence MSNNGSSLEQQIANLQINHGDGIKITKPGKKVGPAVPPKPKKSQPQVSQSYTVKAGPASSYSAVLNNVTTTEKPSNFYANSPTPYVPINIEKNDFSVSSTTNGKDTSKLYQNNDNFYARQTNEKFEPKYGYDEKNFYSNVGNLPAPQVPAEDHSRSARNVVYSNIDPPGSMQNKTGSKTENDIIYSNIQWNSKPENTYCNISPAHDDLPPPPELSEYVPCVPSSSFPPPPEELPPPPSPVSSSYSELRRATYQTDFPSDNYPNDIYGTSSQSSSTYESIYEPINPRPPSQLSCNYSMYSGYGSATSAQPQGKVSPVKEVDDLMDLLVDNDEDDDIYGICAQCGHKVEGKGCSAMHKVFHIDCFCCYVCKVNLRDKPFFSLESKPYCEKDYLNTLEKCCVCASPIFDRILRATGKPYHPSCFTCVVCGQSLDSIPFTVDATNQIHCIECFHKKFAPRCCVCKLPIMPEPGQDETVRVVALDRSFHIQCYKCEDCGLVLSSDSEGRGCYPLDDHVLCKSCNATRVQALTSHMTTEL from the exons ATGTCGAACAATGGTAGTAGCTTGGAGCAGCAAATCGCAAACTTACAAATTAATCATGGAGATGGTATTAAAATTACAAAGCCTGGCAAAAAGGTTGGGCCAGCCGTACCACCGAAACCAAAAAAATCACAGCCTCAG GTATCGCAAAGTTACACTGTAAAGGCAGGACCTGCATCGTCATACAGTGCAGTATTGAATAATGTGACGACAACCGAAAAGCCATCGAATTTCTATGCAAACTCTCCCACTCCGTACGTGCCTATAAATATAGAGAAGAACGATTTTTCGGTGTCGTCGACCACAAACGGAAAAGACACATCTAAGCTTTATCAGAACAACGATAACTTTTACGCGCGACAAACCAACGAGAAATTCGAACCGAAATATGGATACGACGAGAAAAACTTTTATTCTAACGTTGGGAATCTGCCAGCTCCTCAAGTCCCTGCCGAGGATCATTCTAGATCGGCGAGGAACGTCGTGTACAGTAACATAGATCCTCCGGGGAGCATGCAGAATAAAACTGGAAGCAAGACTGAGAATGACATAATTTACAGCAATATTCAATGGAACTCGAAGCCGGAAAACACGTATTGCAATATTTCCCCTGCTCACG ATGATTTACCGCCTCCACCGGAATTGTCGGAGTACGTCCCTTGTGTTCCAAGTAGCTCTTTTCCTCCGCCGCCGGAAGAACTGCCACCACCGCCGAGTCCTGTTTCCTCGAGCTACAGCGAATTGAGACGCGCCACTTATCAGACCGATTTCCCTTCGGACAATTATCCGAACGATATTTATGGGACAAGCTCGCAGTCCAGCTCGACGTACGAGTCTATATACGAGCCGATCAATCCGAGACCACCGTCTCAGTTATCTTGCAATTACTCCATGTATTCCGGCTACGGGTCCGCTACGTCAGCCCAGCCGCAAGGGAAAGTTTCACCGGTCAAAGAA GTGGACGATTTAATGGACTTACTGGTAGACaacgacgaggacgacgacaTATATGGAATATGCGCGCAATGCGGTCACAAAGTCGAAGGCAAAGGGTGTTCCGCGATGCACAAGGTTTTCCATATCGATTGTTTTTGTTGTTACGTTTGTAAAGTGAACTTGCGGGACAAGCCGTTCTTTTCACTGGAGAGCAAGCCTTACTGCGAGAAAGATTATTTGAACACTTTGGAGAAATGTTGCGTGTGCGCCAGTCCGATATTCGATAGAATATTACGAGCCACAGGGAAACCTTATCATCCGTCTTGCTTCACATGTGTGGTTTGCGGTCAGAGTTTGGACAGTATACCGTTCACGGTGGACGCTACCAATCAGATTCACTGCATAGAATGCTTTCACAA GAAATTCGCGCCACGATGTTGCGTATGCAAGCTACCAATCATGCCGGAACCAGGCCAAGATGAAACGGTACGGGTTGTGGCCCTCGATCGTAGCTTTCATATTCAGTGTTACAAGTGCGAAGATTGCGGTTTGGTTCTGTCTTCCGACTCCGAGGGACGCGGCTGTTATCCTTTGGATGATCACGTACTATGTAAAAGCTGCAACGCGACTCGCGTCCAAGCGCTAACGTCACATATGACAACAGAATTGTGA
- the Zyx gene encoding lipoma-preferred partner zyxin isoform X3 yields MSGPLSWDTFMVSQSYTVKAGPASSYSAVLNNVTTTEKPSNFYANSPTPYVPINIEKNDFSVSSTTNGKDTSKLYQNNDNFYARQTNEKFEPKYGYDEKNFYSNVGNLPAPQVPAEDHSRSARNVVYSNIDPPGSMQNKTGSKTENDIIYSNIQWNSKPENTYCNISPAHDDLPPPPELSEYVPCVPSSSFPPPPEELPPPPSPVSSSYSELRRATYQTDFPSDNYPNDIYGTSSQSSSTYESIYEPINPRPPSQLSCNYSMYSGYGSATSAQPQGKVSPVKEVDDLMDLLVDNDEDDDIYGICAQCGHKVEGKGCSAMHKVFHIDCFCCYVCKVNLRDKPFFSLESKPYCEKDYLNTLEKCCVCASPIFDRILRATGKPYHPSCFTCVVCGQSLDSIPFTVDATNQIHCIECFHKKFAPRCCVCKLPIMPEPGQDETVRVVALDRSFHIQCYKCEDCGLVLSSDSEGRGCYPLDDHVLCKSCNATRVQALTSHMTTEL; encoded by the exons ATGTCTGGTCCATTATCGTGGGACACATTCATG GTATCGCAAAGTTACACTGTAAAGGCAGGACCTGCATCGTCATACAGTGCAGTATTGAATAATGTGACGACAACCGAAAAGCCATCGAATTTCTATGCAAACTCTCCCACTCCGTACGTGCCTATAAATATAGAGAAGAACGATTTTTCGGTGTCGTCGACCACAAACGGAAAAGACACATCTAAGCTTTATCAGAACAACGATAACTTTTACGCGCGACAAACCAACGAGAAATTCGAACCGAAATATGGATACGACGAGAAAAACTTTTATTCTAACGTTGGGAATCTGCCAGCTCCTCAAGTCCCTGCCGAGGATCATTCTAGATCGGCGAGGAACGTCGTGTACAGTAACATAGATCCTCCGGGGAGCATGCAGAATAAAACTGGAAGCAAGACTGAGAATGACATAATTTACAGCAATATTCAATGGAACTCGAAGCCGGAAAACACGTATTGCAATATTTCCCCTGCTCACG ATGATTTACCGCCTCCACCGGAATTGTCGGAGTACGTCCCTTGTGTTCCAAGTAGCTCTTTTCCTCCGCCGCCGGAAGAACTGCCACCACCGCCGAGTCCTGTTTCCTCGAGCTACAGCGAATTGAGACGCGCCACTTATCAGACCGATTTCCCTTCGGACAATTATCCGAACGATATTTATGGGACAAGCTCGCAGTCCAGCTCGACGTACGAGTCTATATACGAGCCGATCAATCCGAGACCACCGTCTCAGTTATCTTGCAATTACTCCATGTATTCCGGCTACGGGTCCGCTACGTCAGCCCAGCCGCAAGGGAAAGTTTCACCGGTCAAAGAA GTGGACGATTTAATGGACTTACTGGTAGACaacgacgaggacgacgacaTATATGGAATATGCGCGCAATGCGGTCACAAAGTCGAAGGCAAAGGGTGTTCCGCGATGCACAAGGTTTTCCATATCGATTGTTTTTGTTGTTACGTTTGTAAAGTGAACTTGCGGGACAAGCCGTTCTTTTCACTGGAGAGCAAGCCTTACTGCGAGAAAGATTATTTGAACACTTTGGAGAAATGTTGCGTGTGCGCCAGTCCGATATTCGATAGAATATTACGAGCCACAGGGAAACCTTATCATCCGTCTTGCTTCACATGTGTGGTTTGCGGTCAGAGTTTGGACAGTATACCGTTCACGGTGGACGCTACCAATCAGATTCACTGCATAGAATGCTTTCACAA GAAATTCGCGCCACGATGTTGCGTATGCAAGCTACCAATCATGCCGGAACCAGGCCAAGATGAAACGGTACGGGTTGTGGCCCTCGATCGTAGCTTTCATATTCAGTGTTACAAGTGCGAAGATTGCGGTTTGGTTCTGTCTTCCGACTCCGAGGGACGCGGCTGTTATCCTTTGGATGATCACGTACTATGTAAAAGCTGCAACGCGACTCGCGTCCAAGCGCTAACGTCACATATGACAACAGAATTGTGA